The proteins below come from a single Actinomycetota bacterium genomic window:
- the hisD gene encoding histidinol dehydrogenase, with the protein MIEIEELAPDISEEEMAVTLPKRSLDESKTELVQRIIDKVRSKGDSALRGFAAQFDGADLKGIPLAIQAEEFREARGMAGKDFVQAINLAKERIWRYHEKQIQESWFDKSEAGVLLGQKVSPIGRVGIYVPGGTAAYPSSVLMNALPAQVAGVNEIAMCVPCDENGRVNPYTLTAAAEIGVKEVYRVGGAGAIAALAYGTESIKRVDKITGPGNIYVTLAKKLVFGVVDIDMLAGPSEIVIIADEGSNAKYIAADMLGQAEHDQDAMAVLITTSRKLAEDVLAELELQLESLARGDVAKEALKRWARIFLVKRLDEALRMANLIAPEHLEIMTAKPEALLADVRNAGAVFLGEYTPEALGDYAAGSNHILPTMGTAAFSSPLGVHDFVKRTSVLSFDQKEFKRLAPAVEILAEAEGLSAHSKSISVRMMDVE; encoded by the coding sequence ATGATTGAGATTGAGGAGCTTGCTCCCGATATAAGCGAAGAAGAGATGGCGGTCACGCTTCCCAAGCGGTCTCTGGATGAGTCCAAAACCGAACTCGTTCAAAGGATCATAGATAAGGTTAGGTCGAAGGGTGACTCGGCTTTAAGGGGTTTTGCTGCTCAATTCGATGGGGCCGACCTAAAAGGGATCCCACTTGCCATTCAAGCCGAGGAGTTCAGAGAGGCCAGAGGCATGGCCGGCAAGGACTTTGTCCAAGCAATCAATCTTGCCAAGGAAAGAATTTGGCGATATCACGAAAAGCAGATTCAAGAGTCCTGGTTCGACAAGAGCGAGGCGGGGGTGCTTCTAGGCCAGAAGGTCTCTCCGATCGGCCGGGTTGGGATATACGTTCCTGGCGGAACGGCCGCCTATCCCTCTTCAGTTTTGATGAACGCGCTGCCGGCCCAGGTAGCCGGGGTTAATGAGATAGCCATGTGCGTTCCTTGCGATGAGAATGGCCGGGTCAATCCCTATACTTTGACCGCCGCAGCCGAGATTGGTGTTAAGGAAGTCTATAGGGTCGGCGGAGCCGGAGCCATAGCCGCACTAGCCTATGGGACCGAGAGCATCAAGCGAGTGGACAAGATAACCGGCCCCGGCAATATCTACGTGACCCTCGCCAAAAAACTTGTCTTTGGAGTTGTCGATATCGACATGCTGGCCGGTCCGAGCGAGATCGTCATAATCGCCGATGAGGGCTCAAACGCCAAATATATTGCAGCCGACATGCTCGGTCAGGCCGAACATGACCAAGATGCCATGGCCGTCCTCATAACCACCTCGAGGAAACTTGCCGAGGATGTCCTCGCCGAGCTTGAGCTTCAACTTGAAAGCCTTGCCAGAGGTGATGTCGCAAAAGAAGCTTTGAAGAGGTGGGCGAGGATATTTCTGGTCAAAAGACTTGATGAGGCTCTTCGAATGGCCAACCTGATAGCTCCGGAGCACTTAGAGATAATGACGGCCAAGCCGGAAGCACTTCTGGCCGATGTTAGAAATGCCGGAGCCGTATTCTTGGGAGAGTATACGCCGGAGGCTCTTGGCGATTATGCGGCCGGCAGCAATCACATACTGCCCACCATGGGTACGGCGGCTTTCTCTTCACCCCTTGGAGTCCATGACTTCGTCAAGCGGACCAGCGTATTATCATTTGATCAGAAGGAGTTCAAACGACTCGCCCCCGCCGTTGAGATCTTGGCCGAGGCGGAAGGCTTAAGCGCCCACTCAAAATCGATATCAGTTAGGATGATGGATGTTGAATGA